Genomic DNA from Pseudomonas sp. CCC3.1:
AATTCAGTCGACATCCATTGTTCCTCACTCGGCGACAAGGTGTGACGCGCATGAGTGCAATGTGCTTCATCCAAAGGTAAAGGCAGAGGCTCCCCGGACATTGAGATGACTTTTTTGCCTCGAGCTTATGGCCAGTTGATATTACTCACGCTTGACGCCATGCTCTGCGGTTCGTGAGCCAGAGTAAGGAAACCAGCGTTGCCCACGCACTCCACCCGCACAACCATCTCCCGCCAATGGGAAATGCTCAAACTGCTTCCAAATCGTGCCCCAGGCCTTACTGCCGCCGAACTCCTCCAACAGTTGGAAGAGGCCGGCCATCGCACGACAAAACGTACGGTTGAGCGAGACCTCAACGAACTGTCGAGCCTGTTTCCATTGCACTGCAACGATAAAGGCACGCCTTATGGTTGGTACTGGCAACCTGGACGCTCCATCGACCTGCCTGGAATCACGGTGGGAGAAGCGCTGACCCTGCGTTTGGTGGAGGACAGCATTCGCCCATTGGTACCCGGGCTGATGCTCAAGAGCCTTGAACCTCGCTTCAGTCAAGCGCGACAAAAGCTCACGGCTCTTGGTGAGGAAAGCGCTTCGGCGCGCTGGGTCGACAAGGTCGCCAGCGTACAACCGGCACTGAACTTGATTGCCCCGGAAATCAATGCAGAGCATCTGGACCAGTTGCATCGAGCACTGCTCGAAGACTTGCAACTGCACTGCCGGTACCGGTCGGCGAATAAAAATCGCGTGCATGAACTCGCGCTCAGTCCACTGGGTTTGGTGCAGCGCGGGCAGATCACCTACCTGGTCGCCTGCGCCGAGGTCTTCGACGACGTTCGACTGTACGCAGCCCATCGCTTCGAAGCCGTCACTCTTCTCAGTCAACCCGGCCGAAGACCCGCGGACTTCAAGCTAGCCGATTACGTCCAGAGTGGTGCCATGCAGTTTGGCGAAGGCCAGATGATCCAGTTACGCGCCTGGGTCGACCCCACTCTCGCCAAACGCCTGCGCGAGACTCCGCTGTCGGAGGATATGAAACTGATTGATGAATCGGACGGTGCTCTCTTGACCGCCACGATCAACAACAGCTGGGAGCTGAAATGGTGGCTGCTGTCACAAGCTGGCGCCATCCGTATCGACGAGCCAAAGACTCTACGCCAGTCCTTGATCGACAGTCAGCGCCAAAGTCTGGCCTTGCATGACACCACGATGTGAACGACAACCACCTATCTGCCTAACGAGTCAGCCCTCATGGATTTCCAGACCCTTAAGGCGCGTCACCGCCTTGAACGCGACACTCATCACGTCAATCTCACTTTGCGTGTACACCGCTCCTTGAGCTGGCTGCAGCGGGCAGAGCAGGCAGACGACGCCGACGGCCGTTTCGTCTTCTTGTGGATTGCCTTCAACGCGGCCTATGCGACTGACATCGATGAGAACTATCGACTTTCGGAGCAGGAAACCTTCCGCGCCTTTCTTCGCAAGCTGTGCGACCTGGACCAGGGGCGGCAGATTGAGAAATTGGTGTGGTCTGAATTTTCCGGAAGCATTCGCGTGCTGTTGGACAATCAGTACGTTTTTCAGAGTTTCTGGGATTACCAGAATGGCAAGATCAGCGAACAGCAATGGACCGAGCGTTTTGCCGATGGCCGACGCAGAGCGCAGGCAGCGCTGGCACAGCGCGATACCGCTGAAGTGCTCGCGGTGCTGTTCAATCGAATCTACACCTTGCGTAATCAGATCATGCACGGCGGTGCGACCTGGGACAGCAGCATCAATCGACCTCAGTTGCGCGACTGCAGCAATCTGCTCGGCAAGCTGGTCCCGTTGGTCATTGAGTTAATGCTTGATAAGCCCGCCACCCTCTGGGGAGACGCCTGCTACCCGGTGGTCCGGGTCTGACGTCCGCAGTCAGTACCGCTGATTGCCACATCCATCTATCAAGGGAAGCAACCGCTTTGCGGTCAAAGCTTTGCGACAAGGAAATTTGCAATGAATAAAATGTTTGTCAGTCCCTGGCTAATGGTTTCCCCCGACGGCCCTGTTACCAGCGCCCTCGACAAACCGGGCCTGATACACATGCGTCAAGGAGATGCTGATGCCGCTTGCGGACCCTACGCCCTGATGATGGGTCTGATTACCCTGGGTGCGCTTGAGAGGGAACATATCGCCTACATGGGCGACTGGGATGGACGCAGTCGCGATGGCCGATTCCGTAATGCACTTCGAGAGCATGGCGCACTGGTTTCCCGGGGCACAACCACCAAGGACCTGATTGGCCTGGCGGGGCATTTTCGGGGTGAGGGAATTTTGTCTGAGCTGATCAATGGAAATAAGAAAGAGATCGTCGACGCTGTACAGGACGCCATTAAAAGCGACGCTGTCGTCCTGGTCTGCGTGAGCTGGTCGAAGCTGGAAGGCCACTGGTTGATGGTCGTGGGGCATCAGGGCTATGAGGATGGCGGTGTCTACCAACCCACTCATCTGCTGTGCCTGGATCCTCTGAGCGAAGCACCAAAGGCATCACTGTGGAACGCGGTCATTGCCGTCTATGACGACGAAGGCAAAGCGGTGCGCGGCGGCACATACTCCTGCGATCATTGGGGCATGGACGGCCAAGTCTCGCCATGCAAGCTGGATCAGTTGTTGACGCTCTGCTTGGAGAGCTAATGCACACTGCCCAAGCCTTGGGCCTCAAGGATCATGCGGTCGAGCATTGCGAGCATGTCGTCGACATCAATTTCCTGGAAACAGCCGCTCTGCTCCTGTTCGAGGATCATGGCGGCGAACTCCTCGCTGTACTCGACCTCACCCTCTGCTTCGACTACCGAGGGTGATGGGGTGTCCGGGTAACCTTCAGCTTGATCTTTACACATCGCAAACCTCGAACTGAATGAGACTTTAGCTAAACGGTCGCGCCAGCTTGGCCTTGAAGATTTCCAGCCCCGTCGCAGGCCGGACATCCAGGTCGACATGCTGGCATGCAGGGCAAGCTGAAAACCAGTCTTTGCCCTCACGCAACGCATCGCTAGGTGGCACAGTTGTTTTATGCCAATGGCATTGGGGGCAGGTGAATGTGAAGGGATGTGGTGGCCAGGGCATTAGAGAACAACCTGCTGGTGGTGAAAAAAACGCGGTCGACAGTGCCGCAGTTGTCAGGCCGATTCAGCCGCTCGTTTTTCCAGCTCTTGTTTCATCTCCATGTATTCACGGAAGAACTCGTAGCCTTTCTTGGCGACGACGATGACGCCAACAATTGCGAACAGATTTTTCATGGTGCGGCCTCTCGGGGTTACAGATCTCAGTGGCTCGGGTCGATGAAAACCATCGTTTTGCCTGTTGATGAGAGAAGCATGAGGGGCCTTCGCGACAGGGAGTGTCGTGAACGGTTGAGCCGACAGTTTTCGCTGAGAACCGCATCCTGGGTCTGAGCGCCATTCCGGATGCGGTGTTCAGAGCGAGGTTCTTGAGTAACCAGATGCATCCTGCAGGGTTTACTCGGTTTCGTGTTTACTGGCGAGGCTCCTGAGCAACACGTTATTCATGTGTTGGGAATGTGTGCATATAGCACCGGCTTCCCAAGGCTCTGCTTCCATCATCAGATACTGCTTAACACTGTCGATGGTGTTGTTCTTATAAAACTCTTTCTTAGCCGCGGGCATGAAATTACTCAGGCGTGAGTTCTTGTCATGGCTGATCAGGCAGAGATTGCCGAACGAATTCAGCGCGCCAGCGTCGAGCTGAACTTGTCCGTCTAATGGATGCTGCGGGTAGTAATGCTCTACCGAACTACGGAAAGTGAATTCATAGGATTTAACCGGCTCGCTTGCGCCGTGCTCAAGCCAAAGCAGGTAGTCCAGAAAGTTGAACACCAGGTTGTTTTCGATGTTGCCAAACGTCAATCTGGACTCAATTTTCTCCGCGGTAATGCTTTCGCGACGTGTCTGACATCCACCCTTGTTCTGATAAATGATCGCGTAGTAATCCAGGCCTGTCTCTGGAGCGAGAAATCGGTCAAAGACAAACGCCTTGGCGACCGACTCCATGTGCTGAAGATAAGCTTGAGCGTCAATCTGATCAGCATGAAACAGGTGATGCAGCGCTGCATTCAGCCAGTGTTTGTAGACCAGCGTTGGCGTAGAAACATGAAATGCCGACAGCAGCATCAGAATGCGACGGTTGATGCCTTCATTACCGTCCTCTTCGCCGAAGGTATTCACATAACTTCCTCGACCAGCGCGGCTGCGCTCACCGCCCTCATTCCACTTGAAGCGTTTGAAGCTCCAGCCATCAGCGCCCTTGATGAACTCGCGCTTGATTACATACTGGTCAAACAGATACTTGCAGCGCAGCAGGCTGAAGGTAAAACGCTTCACCGCGGCCACTGGGTCGGGTTGTTTTAATACGTACTCTTCAAAGGTGTCGAGCAGGCGCTTGTCATCCAGAGGGATGTCCGCTTGGATATCGACGCGCAGCACATGCAACAGGAAGTTCGGGAAGTTAATAATCGTGTTGAAACGCTCTGGCGAGTCCTCACTTGGCTCATCCTGCTTCGCAGCGACTGGTGCCTTGGCAATGATCTGATCAAGGGTCAAGCGATTGTCCTGCTGGGCAGCCACCTCTTGCGTACTGTGCAACGCAGCCCGAAGCGAATCGAAGTCAGCGAGTTCAAATTGTCCCCAGTTTTTTTCGCCAAAAATGCTGCCTCGCTGGCCAGGCGTGAAGCCCATTTGCACATAGCGCTCCATGTTGGCGCAGGCTTCCCATACTGCGTGCAAGCAATTCTGACTCTGCTCGCAACCCTGCAACTTCTCCATCATCCGCGCCTTGAGCACTTCGTGCTTTTCCAGCTGCTCACCGCGGTTGTTCATAATCTCGAAGTAATGGTTCAGGTCCGTATCAGCCGGTACCTTTACCCGCATGATTTGTACGTAGTCAAACAAGTAGTCGGCGAATTGCTGAGGCGAAATCCCCTTCTCCTTCAGCTTCTGAGGCAAGACTTTCTGGATCAGCCGATAGCCATTGAGGATGCCGGTATTGATCTGCCTCTCGACCAATACCTCGGCAGGATCGTCGTTGAACTTCCCCTCGAAGATGGCCGCAAAGGTCGCGCGCGAATTCTCGCGGCTGTCAAAGTGAATGCTCAAAGTCGAATACCAGGCGAGATCCACCAACCGGGTGTTTTTCAGATACGACGTCAACAACGACAGGGTCGTCAGCCGCTGTTGGCCGTCAATGGTTTCAAACACCGGGGTTTTGCTATCCGGGCGCTCATACACCACCAGAGTGCCAATGTAGTAATTGCGCGCTTTATCAGAGGTCGTTGGCAGGTAGTCGATCACGTCCTGAATGAGCTGAGTGATCTCACCCTCCTCCCAGGCGTAATTACGCTGATACATCGGGATAACATACTCAACGCTACCGCTCAGCAGCGCCTTGATGGAAAGCTGGCTGATTTCATTACTCATAATATTTCATCGCCTTGAACAGAGCCTCGATCTCACCGGTCCTGGTTGACTTCGTACCGCTCAACACCGCCAGGCTGCAGTTTATAAAGTCGCAAGGACGTGTGGCTTCCTTGATCAACCTGAAGAGATTGTTCTCCAGCACATGGTTATCCATGCTTGCCAGCTGCACTACCTGCATCTTCAGGCGCAGGCTATAGGCCCAGACGAAAACCTTTTCGATGGCGCGGGAGATATCCGCGTGACCAAACTTGTCGATGTAATAGATCAATAGGCAATCGAACATCGCCCGTACATAACAATCGCCGGTTCGGGTTCTTGCCGGGTAAGTATTGAGGGTATCCATGATAGTTTTCGCATAGCCATCGAGCCCCTCAGCCCCCGCCAGTTCATGCCCGTTCCAGGACTCGGCGCTGATCCGCGCCACTTTGCTCTGGTAGTGGCTGATCAGCTCAAAAAAACGCCGGCCATTGATGATGATCTGATCCAGATGGAAGGGAAAACCGAGCTCGCGCGAGTCGATCTTGCGCTCGTACTGCCCGTTGTAGTTATCGACAAAATGGTGAGCGATGCGCAGTTGCTCCACATAGGGATAGCTGGCCACCGTGTCGATGTTCACGCCCTTGAACAAGTCGCTGTCATCTTTGCTGAAGTAACGGGCCGAAATCCCTTTCGACCAGTTGCGGATGCGGTACAGGTACTGGGAGAACAGTGTGGCTAACTCCTTGGAGTCGCTGTTCTCCCAACGCGCTACAGTTGCCGCCTTCAATGGCTCGTCATGCGGGCCGAATTCACGCAGATGATAAGCCTTGAGCAGATCATGGGGCTCCAGGTCCCTGCCCCGCGCATTCTGCGAGTCGAAGAACTGGAAGGCTTCCGACACATCGTTCAAGGCCACGGCCACGACCTGGCACTTGTTCAGGAAGAAGTCGATATGCACCTCGGTGAAGTCCGCACGGGAAACTATGCGGGCCACCTCAAGGTAATTGCTGTGGATGTTCTTCTGCGAGATCTCGCTGCTAAAGCTTGGGTTCACCATCGCTTGCTCAAGTTTAAGCAGGCGCTCTTGCAGGTCGTTGCGTTCGAGCTTTTTTTCTTTGTTACGCTGAATCAACGCACGGGCCGCCAGCAGCAGGCTGACAGTCCGCTGCTGGCCGTCGACGATGTTCCTTGTCCCACCCTCTTGATGAAAAACGATAGTGCCCAAGCGGTAGGCGGACTTGTCCTTGTGGATGGCGATATCGGAGAACAGTTGGTTGATATTCTTCCCGGTCCACTTGTAGGGACGCTGGTACTGGGGAACATCCAGCGCAGAATCCATAAGCAGTTCATAGACACTGACGATCTGGCTGGATAGTTCAGTGGGTTGCGGCAGGTGAATCGCTTCCGTGCTCAGATTGGTCATAGCAGTCGGGTTCTTCCGGTTAGGAGTTCTTGCATCATGCCTTGCTCAGGAGAGCGGGTTAAGGTGGGCAGCAGACTCGGATGCTGCGCACAGTAAGCCGCTGAGCTTTCGGCGCCAATACTGGACGTGTGCACAGGTAAGCAATCCGCTCACAGGTTGTACCAGACAAGCGCCACTTGGCTGGTTTTTGCCTATTTGCAAACCCGAGCAGGTGCTTACCTGTACT
This window encodes:
- a CDS encoding HEPN domain-containing protein, producing MDFQTLKARHRLERDTHHVNLTLRVHRSLSWLQRAEQADDADGRFVFLWIAFNAAYATDIDENYRLSEQETFRAFLRKLCDLDQGRQIEKLVWSEFSGSIRVLLDNQYVFQSFWDYQNGKISEQQWTERFADGRRRAQAALAQRDTAEVLAVLFNRIYTLRNQIMHGGATWDSSINRPQLRDCSNLLGKLVPLVIELMLDKPATLWGDACYPVVRV
- a CDS encoding helix-turn-helix transcriptional regulator codes for the protein MPTHSTRTTISRQWEMLKLLPNRAPGLTAAELLQQLEEAGHRTTKRTVERDLNELSSLFPLHCNDKGTPYGWYWQPGRSIDLPGITVGEALTLRLVEDSIRPLVPGLMLKSLEPRFSQARQKLTALGEESASARWVDKVASVQPALNLIAPEINAEHLDQLHRALLEDLQLHCRYRSANKNRVHELALSPLGLVQRGQITYLVACAEVFDDVRLYAAHRFEAVTLLSQPGRRPADFKLADYVQSGAMQFGEGQMIQLRAWVDPTLAKRLRETPLSEDMKLIDESDGALLTATINNSWELKWWLLSQAGAIRIDEPKTLRQSLIDSQRQSLALHDTTM
- a CDS encoding GmrSD restriction endonuclease domain-containing protein, which codes for MSNEISQLSIKALLSGSVEYVIPMYQRNYAWEEGEITQLIQDVIDYLPTTSDKARNYYIGTLVVYERPDSKTPVFETIDGQQRLTTLSLLTSYLKNTRLVDLAWYSTLSIHFDSRENSRATFAAIFEGKFNDDPAEVLVERQINTGILNGYRLIQKVLPQKLKEKGISPQQFADYLFDYVQIMRVKVPADTDLNHYFEIMNNRGEQLEKHEVLKARMMEKLQGCEQSQNCLHAVWEACANMERYVQMGFTPGQRGSIFGEKNWGQFELADFDSLRAALHSTQEVAAQQDNRLTLDQIIAKAPVAAKQDEPSEDSPERFNTIINFPNFLLHVLRVDIQADIPLDDKRLLDTFEEYVLKQPDPVAAVKRFTFSLLRCKYLFDQYVIKREFIKGADGWSFKRFKWNEGGERSRAGRGSYVNTFGEEDGNEGINRRILMLLSAFHVSTPTLVYKHWLNAALHHLFHADQIDAQAYLQHMESVAKAFVFDRFLAPETGLDYYAIIYQNKGGCQTRRESITAEKIESRLTFGNIENNLVFNFLDYLLWLEHGASEPVKSYEFTFRSSVEHYYPQHPLDGQVQLDAGALNSFGNLCLISHDKNSRLSNFMPAAKKEFYKNNTIDSVKQYLMMEAEPWEAGAICTHSQHMNNVLLRSLASKHETE
- a CDS encoding DUF262 domain-containing protein — translated: MTNLSTEAIHLPQPTELSSQIVSVYELLMDSALDVPQYQRPYKWTGKNINQLFSDIAIHKDKSAYRLGTIVFHQEGGTRNIVDGQQRTVSLLLAARALIQRNKEKKLERNDLQERLLKLEQAMVNPSFSSEISQKNIHSNYLEVARIVSRADFTEVHIDFFLNKCQVVAVALNDVSEAFQFFDSQNARGRDLEPHDLLKAYHLREFGPHDEPLKAATVARWENSDSKELATLFSQYLYRIRNWSKGISARYFSKDDSDLFKGVNIDTVASYPYVEQLRIAHHFVDNYNGQYERKIDSRELGFPFHLDQIIINGRRFFELISHYQSKVARISAESWNGHELAGAEGLDGYAKTIMDTLNTYPARTRTGDCYVRAMFDCLLIYYIDKFGHADISRAIEKVFVWAYSLRLKMQVVQLASMDNHVLENNLFRLIKEATRPCDFINCSLAVLSGTKSTRTGEIEALFKAMKYYE